One window of the Triticum dicoccoides isolate Atlit2015 ecotype Zavitan chromosome 3B, WEW_v2.0, whole genome shotgun sequence genome contains the following:
- the LOC119275640 gene encoding OPA3-like protein produces MAALPVMKLGTLLLRTLSKPIANRLKSQAAVHPKFRDFIISIAQTNHRITTRIQRRIYGHATNVAIRPLDEEKAVQAATDLIGEGFIFSVAVAALIFEVQRSARSEARKEEARKQELEELRQKEEILAKDLEDLKVKLAELERLAKGRGLSGILNFKGVNAADSSKEATPA; encoded by the exons atggccgcgcTGCCGGTGATGAAGCTGGGGACGCTGCTGCTCCGGACGCTGTCCAAGCCTATCGCCAACCGCCTCAAGAGCCAGGCCGCCGTCCACCCCAAGTTTCGCGACTTCATCATCAGCATCGCCCAG ACAAACCATCGTATCACTACAAGGATACAAAGGCGCATTTATGGGCATGCTACTAATGTGGCTATCAGACCTTTAGATGAGGAGAAGGCAGTACAAGCTGCTACAGATCTCATTGGAGAAGGCTTCATCTTTTCG GTTGCTGTCGCTGCTTTAATTTTCGAGGTGCAAAGAAGTGCTAGGTCAGAGGCTAGAAAGGAGGAAGCTCGTAAACAGGAACTTGAG GAACTGAGACAAAAGGAAGAGATTTTAGCTAAAGATTTAGAAGATCTCAAGGTGAAGCTGGCTGAACTTGAGCGCCTCGCCAAAGGCCGGGGCCTTTCTGGCATATTGAACTTCAAAGGTGTCAATGCAGCAGATAGCAGCAAGGAAGCAACACCTGCTTGA
- the LOC119279490 gene encoding LOB domain-containing protein 7-like: protein MTGGVNGNGGGGGGGGGGGACAVCKHQRRKCEPNCELAAYFPANRMNDFRALHLVFGVANLTKLIKANATEAARRRAAETLTWEARWRERDPSEGCYREVSCLRRENAVLRAENAALRRRADQCACCATTLHQQQQQQQILLVSAYNNGARPPGGVLHGASTGVVPGGFYSGNAGAVRAANGNGPMPARPHVSAPAPQTTMAGYAQGDRHHAASGGANGAGAPRPGAAGQAEPREKSSAR, encoded by the coding sequence ATGACCGGCGGCGTGAACGGCAACGGCGGAGGcgggggtgggggcggcggcggcggggcgtgcgCGGTGTGCAAGCACCAGCGTCGCAAGTGCGAGCCCAACTGCGAGCTGGCCGCCTACTTCCCGGCCAACAGGATGAACGACTTCCGCGCGCTGCACCTCGTCTTCGGGGTGGCCAACCTCACCAAGCTCATCAAGGCCAACGCCACCGAGGCggcgcgccgccgcgccgccgagacGCTGACGTGGGAGGCGCGGTGGCGCGAGCGCGACCCCTCCGAGGGGTGCTACCGCGAGGTCTCCTGCCTCCGCCGCGAGAACGCCGTGCTGCGCGCCGAGAACGCCGCGCTCAGGCGCCGGGCCGACCAGTGCGCGTGCTGCGCCACCACGttgcaccagcagcagcagcagcagcagatattGCTCGTCTCGGCTTACAACAACGGCGCCCGGCCCCCCGGCGGCGTGCTGCACGGCGCCAGCACCGGGGTCGTGCCCGGCGGCTTCTACAGCGGCAATGCCGGCGCCGTCCGTGCTGCCAATGGCAACGGGCCGATGCCCGCGCGGCCTCACGTGTCAGCTCCGGCGCCGCAAACGACGATGGCCGGGTACGCGCAGGGCGACCGGCACCACGCCGCGTCCGGCGGAGCGAACGGCGCCGGCGCGCCGAGGCCCGGGGCAGCTGGTCAGGCGGAGCCCAGAGAGAAGAGCAGCGCGAGGTAA